The following coding sequences are from one Lolium rigidum isolate FL_2022 chromosome 6, APGP_CSIRO_Lrig_0.1, whole genome shotgun sequence window:
- the LOC124666571 gene encoding transcription factor NIGTH1-like: MDSSPSDLTLDYTPNGNAGGGAAAASGYSITSPKQAPPPLVDHHHQLITAEQTTTQRLQEFLSRLDDERLKIDAFKRELPLCMQLLSQAMEAYRQQLEAYQMGSHGGAPARAPLVLEEFIPLKNFGIDAAEKAAGNAPSEKASWMVSAQLWNGPAAGEAAAKGPQTPKERSEHPLDTSPMLGALDGGGGGNGCGAFLPFTKEKACMADNAAALPELALAPSEKDMIVARESDRKPYHEDGGSNGVVARRDVVQNGAPPTSTATDGQAVPPPPQTNRKARRCWSPELHRRFVSALQILGGAQVATPKQIRELMKVDGLTNDEVKSHLQKYRLHTRRPMPAPSAPPAGAPQLVVLGGIWMPPDYATQGAGPAAIYGAHAASQAHYTAAVSAQEYYQSAAAAAHHMQHHPAAAMVHHRTVAPPQPAYKVHPVSAGSPVSEGRGSGGGGGRERSESIDEEGEEREEEEDEEDDDGMAANGGADEIKY, from the exons ATGGATTCTTCGCCTTCAGACCTAACCCTAGACTACACGCCAAACGGCAAcgccggtggcggcgcggcggctgccAGTGGGTACTCGATAACGTCCCCGAAGCAAGCGCCTCCGCCACTCGTGGACCACCATCACCAGCTGATCACGGCGGAGCAGACGACGACGCAGAGGCTGCAGGAGTTCCTGTCCCGCCTCGACGACGAGCGGCTCAAGATCGACGCCTTCAAGCGCGAGCTCCCGCTCTGCATGCAGCTCCTCAGCCAAG CCATGGAGGCGTACAGGCAGCAGCTGGAGGCGTACCAGATGGGGAGccatggcggcgcgccggcgaggGCGCCGCTGGTGCTAGAGGAGTTCATACCGCTCAAGAACTTCGGGATCGACGCGGCGGAAAAGGCGGCCGGGAACGCCCCCTCGGAGAAGGCGAGCTGGATGGTGTCGGCGCAGCTGTGGAACGGGCCGGCGGCTGGGGAAGCGGCGGCCAAGGGTCCGCAGACGCCCAAGGAGCGCTCAGAGCACCCGCTCGACACGAGCCCCATGCTCGGCgctcttgacggcggcggcggcggtaacGGATGCGGCGCTTTCCTCCCGTTCACCAAGGAGAAGGCCTGCATGGCGGATAACGCAGCCGCACTGCCGGAGCTCGCGCTCGCGCCCTCGGAGAAAGACATGATCGTCGCCCGGGAATCTGACAGGAAGCCGTACCACGAGGACGGAGGCAGCAACGGCGTTGTCGCGAGGAGAGACGTCGTCCAGAACGGGGCACCGCCGACGTCGACGGCGACGGATGGTCAGGCGGTGCCGCCTCCTCCTCAGACTAACCGGAAGGCTCGGAGATGCTGGTCGCCGGAGCTGCACCGCCGCTTCGTCAGTGCCCTCCAGATCCTCGGCGGCGCTCAAG TGGCGACCCCGAAGCAGATCCGTGAGCTCATGAAGGTGGATGGATTGACCAATGATGAGGTGAAAAGCCATCTCCAG AAGTACAGGCTGCATACGCGGCGGCCGATGCCGGCGCCGTCGGCACCACCGGCCGGGGCACCGCAGCTGGTAGTTCTGGGAGGCATATGGATGCCGCCGGACTACGCGACGCAAGGGGCTGGACCGGCCGCCATCTACGGGGCGCACGCGGCGTCGCAGGCGCACTACACGGCGGCGGTGTCCGCGCAGGAGTACTACCAGTCCGCCGCGGCGGCCGCGCACCACATGCAGCACCACCCGGCGGCCGCCATGGTGCATCACCGCACAGTGGCGCCTCCACAGCCCGCATACAAGGTTCACCCGGTGTCAGCAGGGTCCCCGGTGTCAGAGGGCCGGGGGAGCGGCGGCGGGGGTGGTAGGGAGAGGTCTGAGAGCATCGACGAGGAGGGCgaggagcgggaggaggaggaggatgaggaggacgacgacggcatGGCGGCCAACGGCGGCGCCGACGAGATCAAGTACTAA